A single region of the Roseivivax sp. THAF197b genome encodes:
- a CDS encoding aspartate/glutamate racemase family protein, whose product MTQFAYDSITADEARIGLIVLSADESLERDMRDLIPLRVNLLTSRVPSGDAVTEETLGAMAEALPAAARLLPQAQRFATVGYGCTSGAAVIGRAEVERLVAGSVPTDTVTNPVSALVAAAQALGLRRLAILSPYVAAVSERLRSALLSEGIETPLFGTFNEAAEEKVVRIAPHSIIAASRALMASGGADALFLSCTNLRTLGVIAPLEEALGLPVLSSNQVLAWHMLRLAGIDDQRSDLGQLFAQH is encoded by the coding sequence ATGACCCAGTTCGCCTATGACAGCATCACCGCCGACGAGGCGCGGATCGGGCTGATCGTGCTATCCGCCGATGAAAGCCTCGAGCGGGACATGCGCGACCTCATCCCCTTGCGCGTGAACCTCCTTACGAGCCGCGTGCCCTCGGGCGACGCGGTCACGGAAGAGACGCTCGGCGCCATGGCGGAGGCCCTGCCCGCTGCCGCACGCCTTCTGCCGCAGGCCCAGCGCTTTGCGACGGTCGGCTATGGCTGCACCTCGGGGGCCGCCGTGATCGGACGCGCGGAGGTCGAAAGGCTGGTCGCGGGGTCTGTGCCCACCGACACGGTCACAAACCCTGTCAGCGCGCTTGTGGCCGCCGCACAGGCACTGGGTCTGCGGCGGCTCGCCATCCTGTCGCCCTATGTCGCCGCGGTGTCGGAACGTCTGCGCTCCGCCCTCCTGTCCGAAGGGATCGAGACGCCCCTTTTCGGCACGTTCAACGAGGCGGCGGAGGAAAAGGTCGTGCGCATCGCGCCGCATTCCATCATCGCGGCGAGCCGGGCCTTGATGGCGTCGGGCGGTGCGGATGCCCTCTTTCTGTCCTGCACCAACTTGCGCACCCTGGGCGTCATCGCGCCGCTGGAAGAGGCCCTTGGCCTCCCGGTCCTGTCTTCGAACCAGGTGCTGGCCTGGCACATGCTGCGCCTTGCCGGGATCGACGATCAGCGGTCCGATCTGGGCCAGCTTTTCGCGCAGCATTGA
- a CDS encoding site-specific DNA-methyltransferase, producing MTKMTNLTSANALPLNTILQGDCIAEMEALPEASVDLIFADPPYNLQLKGELHRPDNSLVDAVDNDWDQFQSFQAYDTFTRAWLKAARRLLKPNGAIWVIGSYHNIFRVGAALQDQGYWMLNDVVWRKSNPMPNFRGKRFTNAHETMIWASKSEGAKYTFNYEALKALNEGIQMRSDWVLPICNGGERLKGADGQKAHPTQKPEALLHRVLVGSTNPGDVVLDPFFGTGTTGAVAKMLGRDWIGIEREAAYREVAAERIAKVRKFDKTALETMKPKRAEPRVPFGQLVERGMLRPGETLTSPSGKSAKVRADGTLVGLDVKGSIHQVGAHLEGAPSCNGWTYWHFKRDGKTVPIDVLRQQIRAEMAESG from the coding sequence ATGACGAAGATGACCAATCTGACGAGCGCGAACGCGCTCCCTCTCAACACGATTCTGCAAGGCGACTGCATCGCTGAGATGGAGGCGCTTCCCGAGGCGTCGGTCGACCTGATCTTCGCCGATCCACCCTATAACCTGCAACTCAAGGGCGAGTTGCACCGTCCCGACAACAGCCTCGTGGACGCGGTGGACAATGACTGGGATCAGTTTCAGAGCTTTCAGGCCTATGACACGTTCACCCGCGCCTGGCTGAAGGCCGCACGCCGGCTTCTGAAGCCCAACGGCGCGATCTGGGTCATCGGGTCCTACCACAACATTTTCCGGGTCGGCGCGGCGCTGCAGGATCAGGGCTACTGGATGCTGAACGACGTGGTCTGGCGCAAATCCAACCCGATGCCGAATTTCCGCGGCAAGCGGTTCACCAATGCCCATGAGACGATGATCTGGGCCTCGAAATCCGAAGGGGCGAAATACACCTTCAACTACGAGGCGCTGAAAGCGTTGAACGAAGGCATCCAGATGCGCTCGGACTGGGTGCTGCCGATCTGCAATGGCGGCGAGCGGCTGAAGGGTGCCGATGGGCAGAAGGCGCATCCGACCCAGAAGCCCGAAGCGCTTTTGCACCGAGTTCTGGTCGGATCGACCAATCCCGGCGACGTGGTGCTCGACCCGTTCTTCGGCACCGGCACGACGGGCGCCGTGGCCAAGATGCTGGGCCGCGACTGGATCGGGATCGAGCGCGAGGCCGCGTATCGCGAGGTGGCCGCCGAACGCATCGCCAAGGTCCGCAAGTTCGACAAGACCGCGCTCGAGACGATGAAACCCAAGCGCGCGGAGCCGCGCGTGCCCTTCGGGCAGCTGGTGGAGCGCGGCATGCTGCGCCCCGGCGAGACTCTGACCTCGCCCTCGGGCAAATCGGCCAAGGTGCGTGCTGACGGCACGCTGGTCGGGCTCGACGTCAAGGGATCGATCCACCAGGTGGGCGCGCATCTCGAAGGCGCGCCGTCCTGCAACGGCTGGACTTACTGGCACTTCAAGCGCGACGGCAAGACCGTGCCGATCGACGTGCTGCGCCAGCAGATCCGCGCTGAGATGGCCGAAAGCGGCTAA
- a CDS encoding ribonuclease HII, translated as MAGPTDQYEQAQIAAGARRVVGVDEVGRGPLAGPVVAAAVVFDPARLPAGLNDSKALSKARIEALAAEIAEKAEMAIGIATVEEIDAMNILRASHVAMLRAVAGLTAPPCHLLIDGNMIPRDCPHPATAVIKGDSRSVSIAAASIVAKSWRDKAMRDLAQHFPGYGWETNAGYPSKSHRMALENLGVTPHHRKSFKPVHNILWQGKNPSP; from the coding sequence ATGGCTGGACCGACAGATCAGTATGAACAGGCGCAGATCGCCGCAGGGGCCCGCCGCGTCGTCGGCGTCGACGAGGTCGGACGTGGCCCACTTGCGGGGCCGGTCGTGGCCGCCGCGGTGGTCTTCGATCCGGCACGTCTTCCTGCCGGGCTCAATGACAGCAAGGCGCTGAGCAAGGCACGGATCGAGGCGCTGGCAGCCGAAATCGCGGAAAAGGCCGAGATGGCCATCGGCATCGCCACGGTCGAGGAGATCGATGCGATGAACATCCTGCGCGCCTCGCACGTGGCCATGCTGCGCGCGGTGGCGGGCCTGACCGCGCCGCCCTGTCACCTGCTGATCGACGGCAACATGATCCCCCGCGACTGCCCGCATCCCGCGACTGCGGTGATCAAGGGCGACAGTCGTTCGGTGAGCATCGCAGCGGCCTCAATTGTGGCGAAATCGTGGCGCGACAAGGCGATGCGGGATTTGGCGCAACACTTCCCCGGATATGGGTGGGAGACGAATGCGGGCTATCCGTCAAAAAGCCACAGGATGGCGTTGGAAAATCTTGGCGTGACCCCACACCATAGAAAGTCTTTCAAGCCGGTACACAATATCTTGTGGCAAGGTAAAAACCCAAGTCCCTGA
- a CDS encoding DMT family transporter, with product MDVRAVMMGLAFAAMWSSAFTSARVIVQAAPPLYTLSLRFFISGLIAVGIARAMGQTWHLSRAQWRAVVIFGLCQNAIYLGLNFIAMQQVEASLAAIIASTMPLIVALLAWTIYRESLPAMGVAGLFAGIVGVAIIMGARLSGGADLPGIALCIFAALSLAVATLTVRNTSAKGNVLMVVGLQMFVGAVALALPALLFEELVIAWSGTLVFAFWYTVLVPGVLATLVWFLLVDRIGATRSATFHFLNPFFGVVIAWVLLGEPLSLWDVFGVVIIAGGILAVQLARAEARKG from the coding sequence ATGGATGTTCGCGCGGTAATGATGGGGTTGGCTTTCGCGGCCATGTGGTCGTCGGCCTTCACATCGGCGCGGGTCATCGTGCAGGCGGCACCCCCGCTTTACACCCTGTCATTGCGCTTCTTCATCTCGGGGCTGATCGCAGTGGGGATCGCGCGGGCCATGGGCCAGACCTGGCATCTCAGCCGTGCGCAATGGCGCGCGGTGGTGATTTTCGGACTGTGCCAGAACGCGATCTATCTCGGTCTGAACTTCATCGCGATGCAGCAGGTCGAGGCATCGCTGGCGGCAATCATTGCGTCGACCATGCCGCTGATCGTGGCGCTTCTTGCCTGGACGATCTATCGCGAATCCCTGCCTGCCATGGGCGTGGCGGGGTTGTTCGCGGGCATTGTCGGTGTCGCCATCATCATGGGCGCGCGGCTGTCGGGCGGGGCGGACCTGCCGGGTATCGCACTGTGCATCTTTGCGGCGCTGTCGCTGGCAGTGGCCACGCTGACCGTGCGCAACACCAGCGCCAAGGGCAACGTGTTGATGGTGGTGGGCTTGCAGATGTTCGTGGGGGCGGTCGCGCTGGCTCTTCCTGCGCTCCTCTTCGAGGAGCTGGTCATCGCGTGGTCGGGTACGTTGGTCTTCGCGTTCTGGTACACGGTCCTGGTGCCGGGTGTGCTGGCCACGCTTGTGTGGTTCCTGCTCGTCGACCGGATCGGCGCCACGCGCAGTGCCACATTCCACTTCCTCAACCCGTTTTTCGGCGTGGTCATCGCCTGGGTGCTGTTGGGCGAGCCGCTGAGCCTGTGGGACGTCTTCGGCGTGGTGATCATCGCGGGCGGGATTCTCGCGGTGCAGCTTGCACGAGCCGAGGCGCGCAAGGGCTAG